Proteins encoded within one genomic window of Carassius auratus strain Wakin unplaced genomic scaffold, ASM336829v1 scaf_tig00215630, whole genome shotgun sequence:
- the LOC113095161 gene encoding ferredoxin-2, mitochondrial-like translates to MAASTAVRAAVSFTQKFVRVSPDCSACPLYRLNLCTGATDGFTAPNRHLRTSIGVCQSADSSSPEEDERVVNVVYIDRSGQRIPVQARVGENVLYLAHKHGIELEGACEASLACSTCHVYVSSEHYEKLPEPEEREDDMLDMAPMLQENSRLGCQIILTPELDGMELTLPKVTRNFYVDGHVPKPH, encoded by the exons ATGGCGGCGTCCACAGCGGTCCGCGCGGCCGTGAGCTTCACTCAGAAGTTCGTCCGAGTTTCTCCGGACTGCAGCGCGTGCCCGCTCTACCGACTGAACCTGTGCACCGGAGCCACCGACGGGTTCACCGCTCCGAACAGACACCTGCGGACCAGCATCG gtgTGTGTCAGAGTGCAGACAGCAGTTCACCGGAGGAGGACGAGCGAGT TGTGAATGTGGTTTACATCGACCGCTCCGGTCAGAGGATCCCCGTCCAGGCCAGGGTCGGCGAGAACGTTCTGTACCTGGCACACAAGCATGGCATTGAGCTGGAGG GCGCCTGTGAAGCGTCTCTGGCCTGCTCCACCTGTCACGTGTACGTCAGCAGCGAACACTACGAGAAGCTTCCCGAGCCTGAGGAGAG GGAGGATGATATGCTGGACATGGCCCCGATGCTGCAGGAGAACTCTCGTCTGGGCTGCCAGATCATCCTGACGCCGGAGCTGGACGGCATGGAGCTGACCCTGCCCAAGGTCACCAGGAACTTCTACGTGGACGGCCACGTGCCCAAACCTCACTGA